The following nucleotide sequence is from Aedes aegypti strain LVP_AGWG chromosome 3, AaegL5.0 Primary Assembly, whole genome shotgun sequence.
caatATGAGATCATCTCTcccatattttgctgttcggataatttgcggacaccctgtatgccttaatgtcctacttggcaacctagaatatcctgaacatgcagaagtctgacaaatagaataattagtataaaagtagcttaaaatgccttttgtaaatacaattgatgttcgtacttggtaatacatacctattatgtcaagaaaaacgctgcttcacatgccttttcatgtcctgggatattctacgacgttcagactataccgaagctcaattctcgaaatttacagcagtagttgcttgcgctagaaataatcagcgatgccagatttctttggaaatcattccgtagacgaaaagtgataagcggggggagagatccccggcattgcaattccgtagatttccgttggaaaaatccgtaaattaccgtagaataatgagaatttccgtagctttttgtagaaaatatacattttccgtagaattatcttacggatccgtagaaagtgctcaattccgtagatctacggaaatttccgtagatctggcaacgctgcaaataataatattttcaactcaaacggaatcttttgacctctgagaatctcaaaagcttcaaacttcaaatctgcccttgtggcagtgttttttttttcgctaaatagagttcagttatataatctaccaggttatatagggcccccatagccgaagctgtaaagacgcgggtattcatcatgaccatgctgagggttccgggttcgattcccggtcggtccagaatcttttcataatgaaaatattcttgactgccttgggcatagagtaaagggtgtccacgatgaaattgccacacacaaaattgattcgcaaaattcgagtttttatccgattgccatcaaaacttcagggattgagaaataactattaaacttcattttaccattttactcgtattttatttacagtccatacgtaaatgcccgcaccttggcctcaaccccggccatgagattctgcacaatctatgaatcaatcgttttttgcatgtaaacccatactttcatggacaacgaaacatatgtgaaggctgatccccggcaacctgtttttcacggccaaggataagttcagcgttccggagcatgtccgcactcagaagaggtccaaatttgcgaagaaattcctggtttggcaagccatctgcacgtgcgggaagcggagtgcacctttcgtgacctaggacacgatgaacgaacaagtgtacatgaaagagtgcctccagaagcggctgctccctctcctgaaggcccacaacgtcccaacaataTTCTGGCCagatttggcctcatgccactactccaaggacgtgctgaagtggtatgcggataataaggtcaatttcgtgcccaaaatgttcaacccttccaacactccggagctccgctccatcgagaagtactgggcgattatgaagcagcaccttcttacacacttaaattattttgctGACCTCAGCAAACAGATTGCCAAGatccaacagctgagatttcggtaaaaaaatgccgaatctcggtaaactttttaccgaaatatccttaaaattttaccgaatctcgacaaaccaaattttttaccgagatttcggcaaacgttaccgagattcggtaatggtttaccgaaatctcggtaaaagttttgccgagattcagcaaatattttaccgagattcggctgttggattctcggcaatcCGTTTTACCGaagtcgatttcggaaattaagtgtgtaaacgacctaaggtagtgaagacagtcgaggaactgaagaaagtatgggttcacatgcaaaaaacggttgattcacaggttgtgcagaatctcatggccggggttaaggccaaggtgcgggcatttccgTATGGATTGTTAATAAAatacgaagaagaagaagattcgtcgacaaacacatatattcaaaacgtgttgCTACTAGTTTACGCATTTaaactctactgacgttttcaccaattgttctcaaacaaaaggtgaaaagcaggggggttgaaaatagtatatttttacgtgacataatttatggatgcttccctatagatgtcgctaattatgactggaaactttgtcgaatacaccatgtttcggaagtgcttcgtttcgtggttattaatttattaccactaaatcctgactctcatcgcgttgtagatcttatgtactgaacatcccgacaagttagataatctagaacattcgaaatgatctgataatatttgctgaacactcagaaggttcagaatatacggtagattacagttcatcaccttgtatgatgaacaaagttgttattacaagcatagacttcaagttatgaactcaagagcagtttggaagacctagcacctcccaaaaaaatatttgtcatcatttcttgttatgtttagcattttgagcaccaaaactattgaaaggcgttcaaaaaactgaataatagttcttggaaaaaatcaggccctAAAGGGTTAAAGTATCCCTTTCAtgaaagttttaatattttgtgttttcgcCAGCGAACTTTTGGCCCACAcgagattcgaactcttgccccaccggtgggacaaaatttcgtttaagacaatcaattttgaaactgttataactaaaagagagtaaatattttgacacaagtttgttcagcaaaattatagccaatatgctgaaggttcactgtatggtaattattttgtttcaattgctATTGTTTGTCTGGAAACTTTGATGATACCACTaaggtcaaacttttgccccaccttactctatttgaatatttctgatctCCAATGCCTGGACCcaacaaaactgtatttttcaagctatcgtaatgtcacaaattttggaattgaagATATGGATCCCAAGAGAATTTTAGATATTAATTCTGAAGGATGTCGTTTATCCCTAACACAGATTGATAgtgcttcttcttttttcatagtgatttccatatagagtaaagtggggcaaaagttcgagtagggtaagagtttcttcttaagatttctagcttaattcaaaacaaatcttataaatgtcattgtggttcgaatgctattcaagtaagagacttttactccaaatatcataaaaatcgatagagatttggaaaagttatggctatttgttgtttttcgacgtgaatattgtaatttttggtcaaactttcgttgcatggaaccaattgaagataaaatctttttcaattttttatgtaagggcgtttttaggactatcataaggttgctttgacgtgtattagattttgcataaatgcttgaaaacaatgtttggcccatagtggggcaaaagttcgaatcagcggggcaaaagttcgacccatgtataaaatcacggaaaaaatttcaaattgcctaaaatccacatattatcttcaaatttagttcaatttgtctgatcgtgtgaaaactgtcaccaaaattttacatttccacttagttttgcgaaaaactgctatttttgagtatattacaattaacccggttttgggcaattttttgatgaaaatttagtgtgtatttttcggcaaacttaagtttacggctggtgtaaagtatgcctaaaggatcgatatttagtgttttagccagcgaacttttgccccacactagattcgaactcttgccccaccggtggggcaaaagttcgaataaggcaataaattttgaaactgttataactaaaactgggtaaatatttggacacaagtttgttcaacaaaatatgttgaaggttcactgtatggtatttgtttggtttaaactgctattgttttcctggaaactttgattatactactaaggtcgaacttttgccccaccttactctaagttTCAAATTTGTGTTCagccaaatttcttcaaaatcgttccaaactttgggaggatgatAGACTATGACTTTAGCATTTAATGCTCTACAGTTGAGTTTTCTGTGCAGACATATCATTACAGGTCGTGACACAGTATTGCCAAGGCATCTTCATATCTAAATTGATCTCTCTTATAGATGGCACTAATGCAATCATCAAACGAATGCTGCTCCTCTATTTGTGGAGATTAGTCCTGTAAGAATCGTTATCCTAATCTGTATCGATTTTTGAATTCTTGAtctatgaaattttcgaaacaGTCATGCTATCAGTACACCATGTCAAATCTTTGACTGAGATCTGACTGCACTTCaaacttttgtttgaaaatctctGAATTTCCCTAGCGTCAAACAAACGTTTGTACTGCCGTCAGGCCTCTGCCTAATATTCGGCGTCGTGTATTGATAGCttatcattcaatttcataacaACCCAAGAGTACGTGTCCTCTAAGGACGCAGCCCGAACAAGCTGTAGTACAACGTGCGTGCACCGTTCTACCGTGCCCTGCTACCAAGTCTTGGGCACTTCGTAACTTTTTCTACGAAATTGGAACacaaaatcacattaaaagattGCTTCCGAGCGATCGACATGACGCGGGACAAGATTTCGCTCCATTGTCGGAAGGACCGGGGCCCGAGGTTCTGATTACGTGAACCTTATCTTGAAGGAAGACAAGCCTCCAGCGGCTTTCTTCGCGCGCACGTAGATACTTTGTAACGAGCCGGTTGAAGTGTGCGGTCTTATCGATTACTGATTTGCTGATAGATTTCCGAGAATTTGTTATCATTGCCGGGGCTGCTTGATGCGCCGTTACCGGGCCAAAGAAGGTTTTAAATTTGGGTGAAGATCTGGGCGCCAGTTCAGTCTTGCTGTGACTACCCCAAGCAACGTTTGGTGCGTTTCGTTTGGGCGAAATAATCCTCGAGGGGAAGCGAAAAATTCTCATCAATTCAAGAGAGCGAATGAGCTAGCAAGCTTGAGAAGCCATGTTAAGTGATCTATTGCAGGTAATTAGAACACGCAAAGTGGCTGTAGTCGGTGGCGCAATTTCTAAGAATTCCCATACAACTTTCGGACAGGGTATTGTGTCTGCGTGTTGATTAGTGACGTTCAACCGTTGCTGGATTAGAACAAGAGGAAGAAGATGAATCACGTTTTGAGACAAGATCTATTTTTATCCGCTCCGAGTGTGTGTTTGTGTGTGGTTGGAAGCGCCTTCAAGTGGATGAAGTTGACGGTGCGCTGTGCTCATCACCTGTGCCTCACCACTGGAGGACCCGTTGAGGAATTCCCTTGGGTCTGGTGAGAACTGCGCGGAGGGGGCAAGCTCTAGTGAAGTAAATGCTAATCATCGTCTCGATGAAGGTGGTGCTGTGCTCAAAGTCGTCATCACCTGGAAAACGGGGAGAACAATAAGATGAATTAATTCGTTTGACTGGGCTTTCGAGGGGGGTTGGTGGTGAGAAATGGGACCCACGGGAGAAGATTAATAAATTTGTAGGAATACTCGATCGCCACCACCAACACTAGAGAGCGAGCGAAACTAGTTTGCGAAACTTCGCTGGCGTCAGAACATGCTTGAATGAGATTAGAACCGGTCATCAGTCATAGATATGTTGCGAAAGGCATTCAACGTAGTTTTGCGTTAGATCTGTTGATCTATTTTGGAAGCGCGTTGGATTTTCGGGGGCGTTTGAAGGAGGTTCGAGTACAGTGTTCGATAATATATCTTGCTTTCTTGGAAATCTCtaattgaaatattatttcCTCTGCAGACTCCACAAACAGTGCCGGCAGGAAACTATACATCGGACTTTTTCTCTGCTTATGCGGATGATTTCGATTTGTCGCTTCTGACGCCGAGTGATGGTGAAGTTCCGTTGAGTCCGCAGTCTCAGCAGCAGCGTCAACAGCTACAAATTCAGCAGTCTATGCTTCAAGCCGGAGTCAACGTATCCTTGCAGTACATTCCAGCGACGATCTTCCACGACGTGCCGGCTTCGATGCAGCAAGCTTTACAGCAAATGAAACAGGAGAAATCTTCGACCTGGACCGAGAACCTTTCCGAATCTTCGTTGAAGTCGGCATTGCTGGAGCAACTTCAGGCTGGACCACAGTATCAGTACTATTCCAGTCCCCTGTTGAGTCCACCCCAAGAAAAGTACACCGTGTACCCACCGTCTCCAACACCTTCCATTCCGGACTTTCAGAGCCTGAACGTTCCGCAAAACTGTGGAAGCTTCATCACCATCAAGCAGGAGTTCTGTTCGCTTCCACCCTCGCCGCCGGATTCGAACGGAGCTCCTTCACCGGTGCACTGCAGCGAGATCAAAACCGAGTTCGACATTGAACCCACGATCGACATTGATTCCCTGCTGGGCTCCCCGAAGCAACCCAAAGAGGAGCCCTACGAAAAACCCCAGGAGTTCAATATTCTGCGTGAACATCTCCAAGACTCCGGGCTGCAGCGCAAAACCGATCAGAAACCCGCAGAACAGGAGTCGTACATCGGGGGCATGAGCACGCCTTTCGAAACGATCATTGAAATCGCTCTGCAGGAAACCCGCGATGGTATCCATTCAACGTGCACCCTCCTCGGGATCTCACCTGGTAAGTTCGTTTGTGTCAATTTCCCAAATCATTTGGCTAAAACTTCCGCTTCCCGCAGATCCCCACCAATGGTCTCAAGACCAGGTTCAACAATGGCTTCAGCTGATGATGAGCAAATATAATTTGCCGCCGCTGATCAACACCGCCACCTTGTTCCCGGAAAGCGGCAACCAGTTGGCCCTACTCTCCATGGACGAATTCGTACGGCGTATTCCGCAGGTAAGCCCCATTCCGCAACCTGGCAAGGCCGAGTGCCCAACACGATTTCATAAGCCTTGCCTAATTCTGACGTCATTTTCGTATCCATTCCGCCCACCTCGCAACGCACACCGGGGAGACAAACCAAGCGCTCGCTCTCCAGTCGCCATCTTTCTCTCCGATCGTTCGTTTTGTCCAGCTTCGCCAACCGCTCACCTTCACCACACGATCACACGAAGCTCTTTCGTGCGGGAGTGAGTGTCTTGCAAAGTCTCACTGAGTTTTCACTTTCACCGGGCTGTATATAAAATTATGCTTCTTTCGCCCGCAACCGCAACAGCGCCCCCCAACCCCCCCTTACAACACCAAACACgtttgtttatttcaacaaCAACATTCCATTCAAATGATAGCAGAGAGCCGCAGACGAGTACGAAAACCGCAATTACCTTACCTCGCTCACTTTGAATACCATCGGGGGCGCCTAAActgaagcaaaattgtcatcaTTTCATTATGgcgattattttttctttttttttttcttttcctgtAGGGAGGTGACAAACTGCATGGGCAACTGGACCTGTGGAAGATTGCCGTTGGAAGCGAAGGTGGTGCCGATAGTCCGGCGGCTGTTGGTGGTCCTGCATCAACAGTGGTAGCAGCATCACCCTCGTCCACTACGGCCGGCGTGGTGGTGGTGCCCCAACTGCAGCAGCAGGAGTCGGGCGCCTTCGATGCGGAGTCCGGCAACGATGACATCACTGACGGTAAGTTGGGAACCACTCTGAAGGCAGTGATTAAGTGTTTTAGCTTGGTATGATCAGTAGCAAAGCGGGCTCAAACATTATAACGATTTGACCAAAGTTGTGTTTTGACCACAATTTCAACGGTTTATCTCACATTATGAAAGACCCATGCAAAAGTTGAATACATAGTATGGCATCTTACCGACATTTAATGCCTAGGTCagacctaggacaggacgtgacagctcaactaagactgccccattgtttttcagtcgataaccttgacgatgcaTACAGTGCTACCAGTACccttttaagcaaatcttgtgtataaattgaaatatcaatgctcataatttggttgtttctcGTATGTTTGATTAAATTAAAGCAATAGGAAATgctaaatttattaaaaattagttttatgtTCAAAGCCGCTGTTATTTTAGGAGGTAATTGGTAAAATTTCCATTAAATTGCTGTaaattatgcatttttcatTCGTTTTAGCATTGTAGGAGTACTTACGGTATATTTAACATCGAATGTCTATAGATTTAATACAAAAAGGGTTTataaaaaattgtcaaattgtCAGACTACGCAGATGAATCATGATACAAGAAACGTGGTACATCTGTATCACGAAACCCGTTCACATCAAAATGATATTGTTTGACAGTCTATATAATGTTCCAACTTTTTCTTATTCTTACTAAATTTCATTGATTCGTCAAAATATTTCAGCTCCGGAAGTTTCTTCTAAAATCTTCCACCTTCAGATGTTCATCGGAAAACTTTGTCCTGGTAGTTCCATTCGGAAGTTCTTCAAGGTAGTTTCTCAGAAAGTTCTTTCTGGTAGTTTATCCGTGAAATCCCTCCAACAGTTTTTGAAggagttcctttgaaatttcctccTTCGTGAAGTTGCTTTAGAAAGTTCCTTCGGCAGGTTTTTTTTGGGAAGGTTTCTCGTTTTTGGCagtttttcattggaatttccttcgagaaatttctttggaaaattccttcgtaatttctttggaaaattcatTCGTAATTTATTTAGGAAGTTCCGTCAAAAGTTCCCCTGAagcaatttccgaaggaacaTCTGacggaacttccgaaggaatttccgatggaacttctgaaggaacttccgaaggaacttttgacggaacttccgaaggaactttcGATAGAACTTCCGAACGAGCTTGAACGgatcttccgaaggaacttccgacaGATCTTCCGTAGAAACtttctaaggaatttctgatagacCTTTTGACGGaccttccgaaggaacttcctcGAGGAGTATTTGCAGGTAGAAGAATTACTTAAGAAACTTCTGAAACATTTCACGGAGCAATTCCCGTGTGAATTCATTGggaaatttccggaagaattcagggaggtttcttggaaaatttcctaaagaatcctttaaaaaacctgaaaaattcCTTGGGAGTTATTCGGGAGGAATTTCTACCGCGATTTCATGACATATTTCTTgacgaatttttcaaagaacttCCTGGGTAAATTCCCGTgggaattattgaaggaatttcttgagaaacttactaaaggaatttcagaagacatttccaagaattttctgAGGAAACTACTGAGTacttcctaaagaaacgcctgATTTGATTCCTGAAGTAGATCCCAGACGAAGTCCTGTAAGGATTATCAGAAGGATTCCAGTAGGAATTATCATAAGagttctggaggaattgctaaaaATCTTTAAGCAAACCCTGATATAATCAGTAGGAGAACCatataaattcttggagaaataccCCAAACGAAAAATCCTGAACAACTTCTTGAGGATTTTCTGAACCAACTTTCTGAAGAACTTTTGGAGATTTCCTGGTTAATCTTCAGAGGAATTTTTCATGGAAATCTATAAGTAATTCCAAAGTACCTTATTACTTAAATAAATTGCAGAaagaatttcctgagaaatttttgaacaaactttcTGAGATGCTTCTCTTGGATTGTCCAATGGAATTCCAGAATAGATGGGTGGGAATATTTAGGGAGAGTTAGAAAAAATCCCGGTAGAAGTGTTCCTCGATGATTTTCAGAACTTCCAGCCGGAatgaaattcctccggaagtttctctaggaggTCCTCTAAAAATTCCTATATGAGGTCCTCTAAGAGTTCCTCCGAATATTCCTCTAGGCGTTTTCTTCTGAAACTAAACCAGCGTTTTCTATGAAGATTTTACATTGAACTAAATCCTCGAAAACTCCACTTGAAAATCCTTTGagaattcttcttgaaattacTCTCAAAAATCCCTCATGGAATTGTTCTAGAGATTATCTTCAGGAGTTCTCTAGGGATCCAGCAGGAACAACTCCACGAATATACAgtgaattcctggtgaaattggAGTTTCTATTATAAAATTATGTAGGAATTCCCTGAGAACTTCCTGGGAATTCCATAATGAATTCCATAAGGagacatgaaaaaaaattctagaacatGTCCTTTAGCCATTCCAAAAAAAACACTTGAtatttcttagagaaattctggGAGTTATTACCTGAAGAacttttgcaacaattttcttgaggaattcctaaaaaaatccttgaggCATATCTGCAGTAATTCTCTTAAGTCAGTGCTAGTAGAAGTTCTTTTTTTGTGAAACTTGGTATctgttttaatgcaagtctctcaAAAGTCAATATTAAAGGTCAATAAAGTCTCTTTTTCAACCACAAAGGTCTCTAGAGTCTCTTTTTGTGttattctgcttgcagtgaattctgcTAAATCTACAAGTTCCAGAGAATCTTCCAAAACTTCCGCGA
It contains:
- the LOC5566047 gene encoding DNA-binding protein D-ETS-4 isoform X3; protein product: MLSDLLQTPQTVPAGNYTSDFFSAYADDFDLSLLTPSDGEVPLSPQSQQQRQQLQIQQSMLQAGVNVSLQYIPATIFHDVPASMQQALQQMKQEKSSTWTENLSESSLKSALLEQLQAGPQYQYYSSPLLSPPQEKYTVYPPSPTPSIPDFQSLNVPQNCGSFITIKQEFCSLPPSPPDSNGAPSPVHCSEIKTEFDIEPTIDIDSLLGSPKQPKEEPYEKPQEFNILREHLQDSGLQRKTDQKPAEQESYIGGMSTPFETIIEIALQETRDGIHSTCTLLGISPDPHQWSQDQVQQWLQLMMSKYNLPPLINTATLFPESGNQLALLSMDEFVRRIPQGGDKLHGQLDLWKIAVGSEGGADSPAAVGGPASTVVAASPSSTTAGVVVVPQLQQQESGAFDAESGNDDITDDEDEEMPLESTGVAGSTPTGGASSGAATTTTSPSGKPRQGGSHIHLWQFLKELLATPEQHGTAIRWIDRTKGVFKIEDSVRVARLWGRRKNRPAMNYDKLSRSIRQYYKKGIMQKTERSQRLVYQFCHPYSL
- the LOC5566047 gene encoding DNA-binding protein D-ETS-4 isoform X1; amino-acid sequence: MRLEPVISHRYVAKGIQRSFALDLLIYFGSALDFRGRLKETPQTVPAGNYTSDFFSAYADDFDLSLLTPSDGEVPLSPQSQQQRQQLQIQQSMLQAGVNVSLQYIPATIFHDVPASMQQALQQMKQEKSSTWTENLSESSLKSALLEQLQAGPQYQYYSSPLLSPPQEKYTVYPPSPTPSIPDFQSLNVPQNCGSFITIKQEFCSLPPSPPDSNGAPSPVHCSEIKTEFDIEPTIDIDSLLGSPKQPKEEPYEKPQEFNILREHLQDSGLQRKTDQKPAEQESYIGGMSTPFETIIEIALQETRDGIHSTCTLLGISPDPHQWSQDQVQQWLQLMMSKYNLPPLINTATLFPESGNQLALLSMDEFVRRIPQGGDKLHGQLDLWKIAVGSEGGADSPAAVGGPASTVVAASPSSTTAGVVVVPQLQQQESGAFDAESGNDDITDDEDEEMPLESTGVAGSTPTGGASSGAATTTTSPSGKPRQGGSHIHLWQFLKELLATPEQHGTAIRWIDRTKGVFKIEDSVRVARLWGRRKNRPAMNYDKLSRSIRQYYKKGIMQKTERSQRLVYQFCHPYSL
- the LOC5566047 gene encoding DNA-binding protein D-ETS-4 isoform X2, with product MAQDMMFYPKETTPQTVPAGNYTSDFFSAYADDFDLSLLTPSDGEVPLSPQSQQQRQQLQIQQSMLQAGVNVSLQYIPATIFHDVPASMQQALQQMKQEKSSTWTENLSESSLKSALLEQLQAGPQYQYYSSPLLSPPQEKYTVYPPSPTPSIPDFQSLNVPQNCGSFITIKQEFCSLPPSPPDSNGAPSPVHCSEIKTEFDIEPTIDIDSLLGSPKQPKEEPYEKPQEFNILREHLQDSGLQRKTDQKPAEQESYIGGMSTPFETIIEIALQETRDGIHSTCTLLGISPDPHQWSQDQVQQWLQLMMSKYNLPPLINTATLFPESGNQLALLSMDEFVRRIPQGGDKLHGQLDLWKIAVGSEGGADSPAAVGGPASTVVAASPSSTTAGVVVVPQLQQQESGAFDAESGNDDITDDEDEEMPLESTGVAGSTPTGGASSGAATTTTSPSGKPRQGGSHIHLWQFLKELLATPEQHGTAIRWIDRTKGVFKIEDSVRVARLWGRRKNRPAMNYDKLSRSIRQYYKKGIMQKTERSQRLVYQFCHPYSL